CCTCGAGGGATACCGTAACCTCACCGAGGGCGTCGGTTCCGCCGGTGATACCCTTCACCTCGAACTTCAGGAGGTTGCTCTTTGTCCCCGTGCTCGCGACTATCGCCCGGTAAACCGCGTCCACCGGACCGTCACCGTGTTCCACCCTCTCGACAACCTGTTCTCCCACCTTGAGCTTCAGAGTAGCGGTGGGTCTGACCAGCATGCCGCCCGTGATCGAGAGATCCACGAGGCTGAATGTCTCGGGTGTCTTTGATATTTCTTCAGACACGAGGGCGCCGATGTCCTCATCATAGATGTCCTTTTTCTGGTCCGCCAGGTGCTTGAACTTTTTGAAGGCGGTCTCTATCTCCTCGGGGCTGAGTTCGTACCCGAGTTCGGAAAGCCTCGTCTTGAAGGCGTGTCTGCCTGAATGCTTTCCGAGCACGAGTTCGGTATCGTGGAGCCCGATATCCTCGGGCCGGATGATCTCATAGGTCATCTTCTCCTTGAGAAGCCCGTCCTGGTGGATGCCCGACTCATGGGCAAAGGCGTTCGCTCCGACGATCGCCTTATTCGGCTGCACCGGTATCCCCGTTATCCGCGTAACGAGTCTTGATGTGCGGATAATCTCCTTCGTGTTGACATTTGTTCCGGCCTCATAGAACTCCTTGCGGGTCCTGAGGTTCATCACCACCTCTTCCATAGAACAGTTGCCGGCCCGTTCTCCGATACCGTTGATCGTGCATTCCACCTGCCCCGCCCCATTCAGGACGGCCGCGAGGGAATTGGCGACAGCGAGTCCGAGGTCATTATGACAGTGCACCGAGATCACCGCGCGGTCGCCGATCCTCGCCTTGATGGCCCTGATCAGTTCTCCGAACTCCGAGGGCGTCGTATATCCGACGGTGTCGGGAATATTCACTGTTGATGCGCCCGCCTCTATCACCGCCTCGACGACTTCGAGGAGATAGGAGGCCTCGGTTCTCGTTGCGTCCATGGGAGAAAACTCGACGTCCTCAACGAGGCTACGCGCGAGTTTCACCATCTCTGCAGACCGCTTCAGGGCCTCCTCACGGCTCACCCTGAACTGATACTTGAGATGTATGTCTGAAGTGGAGTGAAAGGTGTGGATGCGCTTTCTCGGTGCATCCTTCACGGCCTCCCAGGCCCTCCGTATGTCTTCCTCCTTGGCCCTCGCCAGCCCGGCTATTGTCGCGCCCTTTATCTCCGCAGCTATTCTCTGGACCGCGTCGAAGTCACCGGATGATGCGATCGGAAAGCCCGCCTCAATGATATCCACACCCAGTTTCACGAGCTGACGCGCAACCTGTATCTTTTCTTCCACGTTCATGGAAGCCCCGGGCGACTGCTCCCCATCGCGGAGGGTCGTGTCGAATATCTTAATGGTTCTCATGGCTGTTCGTTTCCGGTATCTGCTCTGTTTTTTCTTTCAGCCTTCTCCTCCTGATGAGGAGGATGCTATTTTCAATTATACCCCAAGTCAGGTATCCCATTGCAAAGATAAAGATCGCTGTTGAAGGGTGTATGAGCAGCACGAAGAGGATCATGACGAAGACGATGAGAAACCAGAACG
Above is a window of Thermodesulfovibrionales bacterium DNA encoding:
- a CDS encoding 2-isopropylmalate synthase; this encodes MRTIKIFDTTLRDGEQSPGASMNVEEKIQVARQLVKLGVDIIEAGFPIASSGDFDAVQRIAAEIKGATIAGLARAKEEDIRRAWEAVKDAPRKRIHTFHSTSDIHLKYQFRVSREEALKRSAEMVKLARSLVEDVEFSPMDATRTEASYLLEVVEAVIEAGASTVNIPDTVGYTTPSEFGELIRAIKARIGDRAVISVHCHNDLGLAVANSLAAVLNGAGQVECTINGIGERAGNCSMEEVVMNLRTRKEFYEAGTNVNTKEIIRTSRLVTRITGIPVQPNKAIVGANAFAHESGIHQDGLLKEKMTYEIIRPEDIGLHDTELVLGKHSGRHAFKTRLSELGYELSPEEIETAFKKFKHLADQKKDIYDEDIGALVSEEISKTPETFSLVDLSITGGMLVRPTATLKLKVGEQVVERVEHGDGPVDAVYRAIVASTGTKSNLLKFEVKGITGGTDALGEVTVSLEEDGRRVRGNGADTDIIVASAKAYINALNKLAARKR